Part of the Pseudodesulfovibrio hydrargyri genome is shown below.
GGAAGGGGGGGCGCAGGGGCCGCCGACCGGTGATGATGTCGTCGTCCTGCGTGTACGGGGCGTACTGCAGGGGCAGGTCGGGGTTGTCCATCAGGTCAGGTTGTTGAAACATAACGTCTTCCTCGTACAGGTGGCAGCGGCGTTCACGACCAGGCTGAAGGGTGGGAAGGGGGGGCCTGTCGGCCGCCCCCTTCCAAGGGGCAAGGTGTGTTCTTGAAAAACGTCCGGCCGCGGCGTTGAAGCTAGATCTCCTTGAGGATCTTCTGGAGCCTGGAGAGATGGACCCTCTCCTCGTCCATGCAGTCGCGGATGGCCTGGCGCTCGCTTTCGGGGACCAGGGATTCCATCTCGGCGAAGAACAGCAGGGTGTCCTTCTCGAAGCCCATGGCCATGATGACCGCTTCCCGCTCGTCCTCGATGACGGCCATGCGCTTGGTCACCATGTCGTCGGAAAAGAGGGCGTGGGATTCGATGAGGCCCTGGATGTAGGCGGTGTATTCCTCCCTGGTCGCCCAGGCGGGCAGCTCCACGTTGCCGAGGCGCTCGAAGAGCGCGGCGAAAATCTGTTCGTGCCTGGCTTCTTCCGCGGCCAGGTAGCCGAACAGTTCCCTGGTCTTTTCGCCTTTGGCCTCCTGCTCCAGGCGGAGGTAGAAGGCGCGTCCCTTTCTTTCGATCTCAACCGCGGTTTTCGCGATTTCGTTGGCGTGGAAAAAATATGCCATGATGTCTCCTGTTTCTTCTCTTGGATCGATCCGTGTTGAAGCCGGGGGCGGAGTGTGGTCGGCGGATAGCCGTCCGCCCCCGGCCACGGAGGTTGGCTATAGTTCGTTGGGCAGTTCCTTGAGCTCGGCGTAGGTGAAGACCGGGCCGTCCTGGCAGACGTACTTGTTGCCGATGTTGCAGCGGCCGCAGAGGCCGACGCCGCACTTCATCCGCTTTTCCAGGGTGGTCAGGATCTGGTCGTCGGCGAATCCGAGCTTGGCCAGGGCCTGCAGGGTGAACTTGATCATGATCGGCGGACCGCAGGTGATGGCCACGCAATTCTCGGGCGAGGGGTTCATCTCGAGCAGCACGTTGGGGATCAGGCCCACCTTGTGCTCCCAGCCGTCGGACGGGTTGTCGATGGTCAGGACCGTGTCCAGGTCGTCGCGGCCCAGCCAGTCGGGCAGCTCGTACTGGAAGGCCATGTCCTGCGGCGAGCGCGCCCCGTAGAGCAGGGAGATCTTGCCGTAGTCCGCGCGGTTGTCCAGCATGTAGACCAGCAGGGTGCGCAGGGGGGCCATGCCGATGCCGCCGCCCACGAAGACGATGTCCTTGCCCTTGAGGTCCTCGTACGGGAACCAGTTGCCCAGGGGGGCGCGCACGCCGACCTGGTCGCCCACTGACAGGCCGTGGATCTTCTCGGTGACCTCGCCCGCCTTCATGATGCTGAACTGGAGATAGTCCATGCGGGTCGGCGAGGAGTTGATGACAAAGGTGGACTCGCCCGTGCCGAAGATGGAGAGCTGGCCGACCTGTCCGGGATGGAAGGTGAAGTTCTTCATCTCCTCCGGGTCGTCGAGCACGATGCGCAGGGTCTTGATGTTCGGCGTCTCCTGCACGGTCTCGATGATCGTCCCGATCTTGGGCAGGTACGGGTTGTGTTCGTTGGTGATCTTTATTTCCTCGAGCATGACTATTTATCCCCTTGGGCCACGGGAGCGGCGATGACGTTGCGGACGACCTCGCGGACATCCATGGAAACCGGGCAGCTCTTGATGCAGCGGCCGCATCCCACGCAGGCGATGTTGCCGCCGTGCAGGGAGGGATAGTAGCCGAACTTGTGCCCGATCCGGTTCTTGAACCGGTTCGCCTTGGCGGGCCGGGGGTTGTGCCCGCTGGCCTCGGCCGTGAACTGGTAGGACATGCAGTTGTCCCAGGTCCGCAGGCGGACGCCCTGCAGGCCGCAGTTCTCGTCGGTGACGTTGAAGCAGTAGCAGGTGGGGCAGATGTAGGTGCACGCCCCGCAGCTCAGGCACTTGTCGGACACGGCTTCCCAGAAGTCCTTGTCGTCGAACAGGGCGAGCAGCTTCTCCGGGGCTCCGGACAGGTCGCAGGCCTCGCCCATGAGCGCCTCGGCCGCCTTCTTGACCTCCTGGGCCTCGGTCTCGCGGTCGGCGCCGTCGGTCAGGTACAGGCTGTCCATGAGGGCTTCACCGCGTTCGGTGACGCCCTCGACCAGCCAGCCGTTCACCAGCGGGGTCAGCTGCACGTCGGCGCCGGCCGTGTCGGCCGGGCCGCCGCCCACCCAGTTGCAGAAACAGGTGGTCGCGGGCTTGGCGCAGACCTCGGTGACGAACAGGGTGTTTTTCCGGCGGGCCAGGTAGTTCTGGTCCGTGACCTTGTCCGTGACGTAGACCCGGTCGAAGCAGTTGAAGCCCGCCGCGTCGCAGCCGCGCGCGCCGAAGACCACGGTCGGGGTCTCGTCCTTGCGCTCCTTGACGTTCAGGCTGACCTTGCCCGGATCCTCGGGGTTCTTTTCGTATTTGAAGGTCATCAGCGGTTCGCACTGCGGGAAGACCGCGCCCTTGGGCGGCACGGTGGGCCGCCGTTCCAGTTCGGGCACGGTGTCCCCGTCGAACTCGCGGAACACCACGGCCTGGCCCTCGCGGTGCGGCACCAGGGTCCGGTTGGACTCGGACAGCTCGGCCAGCCAGGAAATCAGTTTGTCTTTAGCTAGGAACTTGGCGGCCATTACAGCATCCTCTCCTTGATATTGTCCTCTTCCACCTTGAATGCCTGCAGCGGCGGGACGGCGTTGACGTCCATGCCCGCGCGATAGTCGAAGACATCAAGGATTTCCTTGTTCATCTTGCGCTTGAGCAGGAGCAGGGGGATGCCCACCGGGCAGGCGCGTTCGCACTCGCCGCACTCGGTACACCGCCCGGCCAGGTGCATGGCGTGGATCATCTGGAAGAACCACTTGTTCTGCACCGTGTCCTCCTGGGTGAGCCAGTGCGGCTCGCGGCTCTGGGCCACGCAGTGATCGCGGCAGACGCAGAGCGGGCAGGCGTTGCGGCAGGCGTAACAGCGCACGCAGCGGTTCATCTCGCCCATCCAGAAGGCCAGCCGGTCTTCCTGGGGCTGCTCCTCGAAGGATGTCACGTCCGCGTAGTCGTCCGCGAGGTCCTCGGCGGGCGTCTCGCCCACGAACACGTCGGAGATGACCGGGGCGTGGTTCCGGCAGCGGGCGCATTTGGATGCGCCCACGTCGGCCATCTTCAGGTCGTAGGCCACGCCGTCGGCGGTCACCGTGAAGGCGTCACCGTCGATCACGGCCTCCTCCACATAGTCCAGGGTGTCGATGGCGTCGCGGATCTTGCGCGTGGAGACCACGCCCTCGCAGGCCGTGGAGAAGATGACCACCTCATCGCGGTTGATCAGCTTTTCCTGGAGCAGTTCGACCACGGACCGGCTGTCGCATCCCTTGACCACGACGCCGACCTTGCGGCCCTTCATGGAGGGCAGGTAGGTGGCCAGGTTGTGGACGCACAGCGGTCCCCACAGCAGCTTGTCCACGTCCTCTTCGGTGCGCATGAACAACGGGCTCGTGCGCAGGGGGTCGAACCCCTGCTCCCAGCCGATGACCAGGTCCAGGTCGGGCAGCCGCTTCTTTATCTCGTTTTTCAATTCATCAAGTTTCGACATGGGTATCTCCGTCAGGCCGCCTGGGTGAGGTTCAGGGCTTCGGCCTTTTTGAGCAGCGAGGCGTCCAGCTTGGGCGCGGGGCCCAGTTCGTGGATGTGCTCGGTGAAGGTCTGGACCACGGTCTTCCACTTCTGGCCCTCGGATGCCGAGACCCAGGTGTATTCGAACCGCCGTTCGTCAATGCCCAGGATGGGCAGGAACCGCTTGAGCATCTCCAGCCGCCTGCGGGCATAGAAGTTGCCTTCGGAGTAATGGCAGTCCCTCGGATGGCAGCCGGACACGAGCACGCCGTCGGCGCCGTTGACCAGGCTTTTCAGCACGAACAGCGGATCGATGCGGCCCGAGCAGGGCACGCGGATGATGCGCAGGTCCGTGGGCTGCTGGAAACGGCCCACTCCGGCGGTGTCGGCACCGCCGTAGGAACACCAGTTACACAGGAACCCTACTATTCGTAATTCAGTATTGTTGTCGGCTGACACAGCGCGTTGACCTCCGCAAGGATCTGGTTGTCGGTGAAGTGCTGCAATTGGATGGCCCCCTGGGGGCAGGTCGAAGTGCAGATGCCGCAGCCCTGGCACACGGTCTCGATGACGTGGGCCTTGGTCGCGCCCCGGAAATCCATCTCTTCGATGGCCCCGAACGGACAGGTCTGGATGCATTTGCCGCAGCCGATGCATCGCTTGATGTCCACCTGGGAGATCTGGGGGTCGCTTTCGAGCTGGTCCCTGGAGAACAGGTTCTGCACCTTGGACGCGGCGGCGCTGCCCTGGGCCACGGACGCGGGAATGTCCTTGGGGCCCTGGCAGGAACCGGCCAGGTACACGCCCGCGGTATTGGTCTCCACGGGCCGCAGCTTGATGTGGCTCTCCATGTAGAATCCGTAGGAGTCGTAGGAGATGCGCAATTTCTCGGCCAGCTGGGGCGCGCCCTTGGCCGCTTCGGCGCCCACGGCCAGGACGACGAGGTCGGCCTCGACCTCCACCTGGGTGCCGAGCAGGGTGTCGGATCCCCGGACGACGTACTTGTCGCCCTTGGGGTAGATCATGGCCACGCGGCCACGGATATACTTGGTGCCGTATTCCTCCATGGCCCGGCGGGTGAACTCGTCGTACATCTTTCCCGGGGCGCGGATGTCCATGTAGAATACATAGGACTGGGATTCGGGCATGTGGTCCTTGGTCAGGATGGCCTGCTTGGCCGTGTACATGCAGCAGAAGCCGGAACAGTAGGGGCGGTCCACGGACTTGTCGCGGGAGCCCACGCACTGGATGAAGACCACGGTCTCGGGCTCCTTGCCGTCGGACGGGCGCGTCACGTGGCCGCCGGTGGGGCCGGAGGCGGACAGCAGCCGTTCATACTGCAGGGAGGTGATCACATCCGGGTAGCGGCCGCCGCCGTACTCGCCGTAGCGGGTCCAGTCGAACAGGTCGTAGCCGGTGGCCACGATGATCGCGCCCACGGCCTCCTCGACCTTCTCGTCCTGCTGGTCGTAGCGGATCGCCTGGGTGGGACAGACCTTCTCGCAGACGCCGCACTTGCCCTTGGTCAGCTTGATGCAGAACTCGGGGTCGATGGACGCCTTCTTGGGGATGGCCTGGGGGAACGGGATGTTGATGGCCGTGGTCGTGCCGATCTCCTCGTTGAAGTGGTCCGTGGCCTTCTTGCTCGGACACTTCTCCGTGCACTGGCCGCAGCCGGTGCAGGCGTCCCAATCCACATAGGTGGCCTTCTTGGTGATGCTCACGTTGAAGTTGCCCACGTACCCGCTGATGTCGCCCACTTCGGAGCAGGCGTAGAGGGTGATGTTCGGGTGCTGGGCAACGTCCACCATCTTGGGGCCGAGGATGCAGCTCGAACAGTCGATGGTCGGGAACGTCTTGTCCAGCTTGGCCATCTTGCCGCCGATGGTGGAGGTCTTCTCCACCAGCACGACTTCCAGGCCGCCGTCCGCGCAGTCCAGGGCGGCCTGGATTCCGGCCACGCCGCCGCCAATGACCAGCACGCGCTTGTTGATGTCGAACTTGCTCGGGGTCAGGACCCGGTCGTTGGCCAGCTTGGCCACGGCCATGGACACGAGGTCCAGGGCCTTGCGGGTGTTGGCCTCCTTGTCCTTGCCGATCCAGGAGACGTGTTCGCGGATGTTGGCCATCTCGAACATGTACCGGTTCAGCCCGGCGCGCTCCACGGTCTTGCGGAAGGTCGGCTCATGCATGCGCGGGGTGCAGGAGGCCACCACCACGCCGTCCAGGCCGTGTTCCTTGATGGCCTGGACGATCTCGTCCTGGCCCGGTTCCGAGCAGGTGTACATGGTGTCGGTCGAGAACGCCACGTTGGGCAGGTTCCGGGCCTGCTCGGCCACGGAAGCCACATCGACCGTCCCTGCGATATTGCTGCCGCAATGGCAGACGAAAACTCCGATTTTCATATTGACTGACTCTCCTTACGAGGCTGCCGCAGCCTGGCTTGCCTTCATTTCGCGGATCACCGTGGAGGGATTCACGAACAGCTTGTCGAGCATGAGGCTGGAGCCGTTCATGCCCAGGGCCAGGCCGATGAGCTGCGTGTAATAGAAGATGGGGATGCTGTGCTTGCTGCCGTTGGCCCGGTTGATCTGATCCTGGCGCATGTCCAGGTTCATCTGGCACAGCGGGCAGGCCGTGACCATGGATTTGGCTCCGCAGTCCACGGCGATGTCCAGCAGCTTGCCGGACAGTTTGGTGACCACCTCGTTCTTGGCGATGCCGTAGGAGGCGCCGCAACACTCGACCTTGAGCGGGAACGGCATGACCTCGGCGCCCACGGCCTCCATGAGGCGGTCCATGGCGATGGGGTTCTCGCAATCGTCGAAGTCCATGATCTCGGGCGGCCGGTTCATGATGCACCCGTAGTAGGGAGCCACCTTGAGCCCGGTCAGGGGGTTGGTCACCTTGGCCTTGACCGCCTCCGGCCCCAGCTCCTGGTAGATGACCTGGAGCACGGACATGATCGGCAGGTCGTTGCGGCACGGCTTGTCCAGCAGGGAGTCGACCTTGGCCTTGAAGGCCGCGTCGCGCATGCGGTGGCTGGCCGTCTTGAGGTTGGTCAGGCAGCTCGGGCAGGGGGTGATGATGCCCCGGACGTCCTGAAGGGACTCGGCCTGCAGGATGTTGCGCGCGGACAGCGCGCCGGACAATACGTGGTCCACGGTGTGGGCCGGGGTGGAACCGCAGCAGCTCCAGTCCGGGATGTCCACCAGTTCGATGCCGAGCGCCTTGCAGATGGCGCGGGTCGACTGGTCGTATTCTATGGATGTCCCCTGGCCGGAACAGCCGGGGTAATAGGCAAATCTCAGGGTGTCGCTCATTATTCGCCGCCCTCCCGGTTATACCGTTCGAATATCTTGGCGATGCTCTTCTTGCCCACGATGTTGTGCGGGGTCATGGCGAGCTTGCGCTTGGGCAGGACCTTGACGCTCAGGTCCATGTCGGTCAGGAATCGGCCCGTCCGGGTCATGTACTTGGTCATCAGGCCCATTTCGAAGACCCGGCCGTGGTGGCGCACCGAGTCGAGAAAGGCGTCGCAGAAGGTCTTGACTTCCTTCTCCGGGGTCTTGCCCGCCTTGCGGGCCATATGGCGAAGGATGTCCATGATGCGCGCCACATCGATGTTGTTGGGGCACCGGGTGGTGCACGACTCGCAGGTGGCGCACAGCCAGATGGACCGGCAGGACATGAGCTTGTCGCGCTGTCCCGCCTGCAGGCCCCGCATGATCTGGCTCACCGGGATGTCGTAAAACTCCGTGTACGGACAGCCCGCCGTGCAGTTCCCGCACTGGTAGCACAGGCTGACGTTCTGTCCGCTTTCCTGCTCCACCTGGCGGATGAATTCCGCGTCGACGGAGTGGCTCATTTGTATCGTGTCCATGATGTAATCCAAGTGGTTAACCGGGCAACCGGTGTTTGAGAGTTATTGCACTTGCGATATGCTCAATTCCTTTTGTCCTTCCTTGCGCTTTCCGGGAACCCGGGAGGAGGCCGATCCTCCTCCCGGGCGGTTTCGCTGGCATGGGACGCATGGGTGATGGAGTGCGTCGACATAGGCTTGGTCTGGTGCTTCTCTGGGGGCTGGGCCGGCCGCTCATGCTGTTCGGGCACTGGCGGGCCGGACCCGTATGTCTCCGTCTTCCATCACATCACCTTTTTTGCCGAGTGAGGCTGGTCCGGACAGAGGGCCGATCTAGGAGGACTATCGGCGGGTGGGGGCGTCCGGGATTCTCGGCAGGAGAGGGTGTCGGTGGTGTCTCCATGTTCCGGCCAGCTTGGCGAAACGATCTAGAATGTTGTTCCGGGGATGGCGCCTTTCTTTCGGTCGGGCGCCATGTCCTCTCTTGGACCGGGGCGGTGCCGCCCCGGTCAGATATAGTCCTCCAGGCACAACGACTCGTACCCGGGAATGCACATTTTTTCGAAACGTTCGCAGTCCTGGCCCAAGGGGATGGTCGCATCGATGCCGATCTTGTCGCTCACCCCGTCGCGCGAGGAGGGGTCCAGCTTGTTGCCCATGGCGCCGGGGACGATGAAGACGTCCCTGCCGCCCTGGACCCGGTTGGCTATGGCCCATTCCACGTCGCGCATGTCGTCGATGTCGATGTCCGGGTTGACGGCGACGACGTGTTTGACTTCCGTGCTGCTCGCCAGGGCCGCGAAGATGGCGTTCTTGGCCTCTCCCTCGTGCTTCTGGTCGAGCCGGATGACCGCGTGGTAGCGGCAGCCGCCGGCCGGGGTCAGCCGCACGTCGATGATGTTG
Proteins encoded:
- a CDS encoding ferritin-like domain-containing protein produces the protein MAYFFHANEIAKTAVEIERKGRAFYLRLEQEAKGEKTRELFGYLAAEEARHEQIFAALFERLGNVELPAWATREEYTAYIQGLIESHALFSDDMVTKRMAVIEDEREAVIMAMGFEKDTLLFFAEMESLVPESERQAIRDCMDEERVHLSRLQKILKEI
- a CDS encoding FAD/NAD(P)-binding protein, whose protein sequence is MLEEIKITNEHNPYLPKIGTIIETVQETPNIKTLRIVLDDPEEMKNFTFHPGQVGQLSIFGTGESTFVINSSPTRMDYLQFSIMKAGEVTEKIHGLSVGDQVGVRAPLGNWFPYEDLKGKDIVFVGGGIGMAPLRTLLVYMLDNRADYGKISLLYGARSPQDMAFQYELPDWLGRDDLDTVLTIDNPSDGWEHKVGLIPNVLLEMNPSPENCVAITCGPPIMIKFTLQALAKLGFADDQILTTLEKRMKCGVGLCGRCNIGNKYVCQDGPVFTYAELKELPNEL
- a CDS encoding 4Fe-4S dicluster domain-containing protein yields the protein MAAKFLAKDKLISWLAELSESNRTLVPHREGQAVVFREFDGDTVPELERRPTVPPKGAVFPQCEPLMTFKYEKNPEDPGKVSLNVKERKDETPTVVFGARGCDAAGFNCFDRVYVTDKVTDQNYLARRKNTLFVTEVCAKPATTCFCNWVGGGPADTAGADVQLTPLVNGWLVEGVTERGEALMDSLYLTDGADRETEAQEVKKAAEALMGEACDLSGAPEKLLALFDDKDFWEAVSDKCLSCGACTYICPTCYCFNVTDENCGLQGVRLRTWDNCMSYQFTAEASGHNPRPAKANRFKNRIGHKFGYYPSLHGGNIACVGCGRCIKSCPVSMDVREVVRNVIAAPVAQGDK
- a CDS encoding 4Fe-4S dicluster domain-containing protein; translation: MSKLDELKNEIKKRLPDLDLVIGWEQGFDPLRTSPLFMRTEEDVDKLLWGPLCVHNLATYLPSMKGRKVGVVVKGCDSRSVVELLQEKLINRDEVVIFSTACEGVVSTRKIRDAIDTLDYVEEAVIDGDAFTVTADGVAYDLKMADVGASKCARCRNHAPVISDVFVGETPAEDLADDYADVTSFEEQPQEDRLAFWMGEMNRCVRCYACRNACPLCVCRDHCVAQSREPHWLTQEDTVQNKWFFQMIHAMHLAGRCTECGECERACPVGIPLLLLKRKMNKEILDVFDYRAGMDVNAVPPLQAFKVEEDNIKERML
- a CDS encoding hydrogenase iron-sulfur subunit; protein product: MSADNNTELRIVGFLCNWCSYGGADTAGVGRFQQPTDLRIIRVPCSGRIDPLFVLKSLVNGADGVLVSGCHPRDCHYSEGNFYARRRLEMLKRFLPILGIDERRFEYTWVSASEGQKWKTVVQTFTEHIHELGPAPKLDASLLKKAEALNLTQAA
- a CDS encoding CoB--CoM heterodisulfide reductase iron-sulfur subunit A family protein, whose product is MKIGVFVCHCGSNIAGTVDVASVAEQARNLPNVAFSTDTMYTCSEPGQDEIVQAIKEHGLDGVVVASCTPRMHEPTFRKTVERAGLNRYMFEMANIREHVSWIGKDKEANTRKALDLVSMAVAKLANDRVLTPSKFDINKRVLVIGGGVAGIQAALDCADGGLEVVLVEKTSTIGGKMAKLDKTFPTIDCSSCILGPKMVDVAQHPNITLYACSEVGDISGYVGNFNVSITKKATYVDWDACTGCGQCTEKCPSKKATDHFNEEIGTTTAINIPFPQAIPKKASIDPEFCIKLTKGKCGVCEKVCPTQAIRYDQQDEKVEEAVGAIIVATGYDLFDWTRYGEYGGGRYPDVITSLQYERLLSASGPTGGHVTRPSDGKEPETVVFIQCVGSRDKSVDRPYCSGFCCMYTAKQAILTKDHMPESQSYVFYMDIRAPGKMYDEFTRRAMEEYGTKYIRGRVAMIYPKGDKYVVRGSDTLLGTQVEVEADLVVLAVGAEAAKGAPQLAEKLRISYDSYGFYMESHIKLRPVETNTAGVYLAGSCQGPKDIPASVAQGSAAASKVQNLFSRDQLESDPQISQVDIKRCIGCGKCIQTCPFGAIEEMDFRGATKAHVIETVCQGCGICTSTCPQGAIQLQHFTDNQILAEVNALCQPTTILNYE
- a CDS encoding CoB--CoM heterodisulfide reductase iron-sulfur subunit B family protein gives rise to the protein MSDTLRFAYYPGCSGQGTSIEYDQSTRAICKALGIELVDIPDWSCCGSTPAHTVDHVLSGALSARNILQAESLQDVRGIITPCPSCLTNLKTASHRMRDAAFKAKVDSLLDKPCRNDLPIMSVLQVIYQELGPEAVKAKVTNPLTGLKVAPYYGCIMNRPPEIMDFDDCENPIAMDRLMEAVGAEVMPFPLKVECCGASYGIAKNEVVTKLSGKLLDIAVDCGAKSMVTACPLCQMNLDMRQDQINRANGSKHSIPIFYYTQLIGLALGMNGSSLMLDKLFVNPSTVIREMKASQAAAAS
- a CDS encoding 4Fe-4S dicluster domain-containing protein, giving the protein MDTIQMSHSVDAEFIRQVEQESGQNVSLCYQCGNCTAGCPYTEFYDIPVSQIMRGLQAGQRDKLMSCRSIWLCATCESCTTRCPNNIDVARIMDILRHMARKAGKTPEKEVKTFCDAFLDSVRHHGRVFEMGLMTKYMTRTGRFLTDMDLSVKVLPKRKLAMTPHNIVGKKSIAKIFERYNREGGE